The segment CGCCTCGGGGGTTTCCGGGCGTGCTTTCGGATGCGCGTGGCGGGTGATGCGGAACGGCACGGCGCGGCCGTAGCGGGCGCCGCGGTAGTGCACCTCGATCGTTTCTAGGTCGAACGGGGAGAACACCAACTCGACCTTGCAGCCGACCAGCACCGCCTCGACCTCGTAGGTGTTGCCGTGCAGCGACACCGTCGCGGTCTTGGTGACGGTGCGTTGCTCGGACCATTGGAACGCCTCGGTCAACGCGTCCGGGCCGGGCATGACCGGGCCGTGCCCGGCTATCTGCCACCCGTCGTCCCAGCGGGCGAGGGGTGTCTGCCCGGTCTCGGAATGCACCCGGTGGTGGTACTGGGACTCGACCCACGCGGTGAACAGTGCGTTCAACTCCAGCAACGCGGCGGCGGGCGTGAGCCCACGCTCGGTGACCTCGGCAGCGGTCGAATCCGTTACCTCGACGAGGAACTGGTCGCGCACGCCGCGGAACCACCTCTCGATCTTCCCGCGGCCTTGCGGGCGGTGCGGCGTCGAGTGAACCAGCCGGATGCCGAGCTTGCCGCAGGCGCGCAGCAGCCACGCATCGACGAACGCGTTGCCGTTATCGACATAGCAACTTTGCGGGACGCCTCGTGCGGCCAGGGCCGGGGCCAGCGCGGCGGCCAGGCGCACGGTGTCCTCAGCGAACCCGAACCGATACCCCACGGCCAGACGTGAATGGTCATCGAGAAACGCGAACAGGTAGGTCTTGCGGCCGCCGACCCGTGGGCCGTGCGGGGCATCGCCCACCCACCGCTCGTTCGGGGCAGCGGCTTCGAACCGGCCGAACACCGCCGTGGCGCCCTGGGCCGCCGGGCGGATCAGGTCGCGGCGGTGGAACAGCCGCAGCAACGTGGACTCCGACGGGGACCAGCCGCCGGACGCCTTGAGAATCCGGGCGACCTGGGCCGCGGTGCGGTCGGGGTTCTCCCGCTTCAACGCCACCGCCAGCTCCAGGACCGTCGAGTCGATCCGGGTGCCGGGTTGGCGTGTCGAGGGGGCCAGCGCGTCGAATCCGCCGGCGCGGTAACGGCGGATCCACCGATCCAGGGTGTCGCGGGAGTAGCGGTGCCGCCCGCCGAACGGGCCAGCGTGGGTGGCCGCGGCGATCGCCCGCACCACCCGGCCGCGGGCCTTCGTGGACAGGCCCGGTTCCAGGGCAGGGCAGATCAACTGGTAGCGGAACAACGCCACCCGCTGCGCCCTCGCCCGGCGGGCGACATCGTTCGTGAGGTCGTGATCATGGGTGGACACGCGTGGATACCTCGATTCAGCACAGGGAGCCCGCCGCGATCCGGAATCTCGGTGGTCGGACAGTGACCCTCGCGAGGATTTCGACCCGCGGCCACGCCCGTCAGGGGCGACTCGTGTTGCCGGCGATCACCGGCCAGCCCGGGGCAAGGAGCCGACCACCCGAACACGCGGCGGCGACCTGCCACGCCGTCACCGGGCCGAGCACACC is part of the Sporichthyaceae bacterium genome and harbors:
- a CDS encoding DDE-type integrase/transposase/recombinase gives rise to the protein MSTHDHDLTNDVARRARAQRVALFRYQLICPALEPGLSTKARGRVVRAIAAATHAGPFGGRHRYSRDTLDRWIRRYRAGGFDALAPSTRQPGTRIDSTVLELAVALKRENPDRTAAQVARILKASGGWSPSESTLLRLFHRRDLIRPAAQGATAVFGRFEAAAPNERWVGDAPHGPRVGGRKTYLFAFLDDHSRLAVGYRFGFAEDTVRLAAALAPALAARGVPQSCYVDNGNAFVDAWLLRACGKLGIRLVHSTPHRPQGRGKIERWFRGVRDQFLVEVTDSTAAEVTERGLTPAAALLELNALFTAWVESQYHHRVHSETGQTPLARWDDGWQIAGHGPVMPGPDALTEAFQWSEQRTVTKTATVSLHGNTYEVEAVLVGCKVELVFSPFDLETIEVHYRGARYGRAVPFRITRHAHPKARPETPEAAPVANTGIAYLALVADAHQQQLRDEGRIGFHALYSTPAPPPPDDGQLPGQLSIDDALTSTGDSNGTGAADTATAVRS